In Xiphias gladius isolate SHS-SW01 ecotype Sanya breed wild chromosome 6, ASM1685928v1, whole genome shotgun sequence, a single genomic region encodes these proteins:
- the LOC120791282 gene encoding flocculation protein FLO11-like, protein MMETKLWIVLCALLLLIDLGSAENDAAASKIALGAEAATEAPAADSVPPYSLRPTGHPASALNGSDTNPSSGGTSSLSSNTTKDGETTSQTPIPQKDNDTIVVSPSVSVVPEKSENLTVESTSQPRILPSESHANTTHILPTITTTSTSPPHTGHSAPVDTPVTNTSNDPAALPPDSISSSKQPTSSTTHSFTSAPTPEPPKPDTTTTTSAQSRSTSSTSSSQKPPKSESETLTSPHISRSDAPQDQPKSTMAPPSNPSSQAKAHSDNPSQLNVGGDTTMHEATTLDPLLAGLVSAFIITAVIITLLLFLKLRRRDNRPEFRRLQDLPMDDMMEDTPLSMYTY, encoded by the exons ATGATGGAGACCAAACTCTGGATTGTCCTTTgtgcgctgctgctgctcattgaCCTGGGATCCGCTGAAAATG ATGCTGCTGCTTCAAAAATCGCTCTTGGTGCTGAAGCGGCTACCGAGGCCCCAGCTGCAGACTCTGTGCCCCCCTATAGCCTGAGACCCACCGGTCATCCTGCATCAGCACTAAATGGCTCTGACACAAACCCAAGTTCCGGTGGCACCAGCAGTTTGAGCAGCAACACAACTAAAGATGGGGAAACCACCTCTCAGACACCAATACCACAGAAAGATAATG aTACCATCGTGGTTTCTCCCTCAGTGTCTGTTGTTCCTGAAAAAAGTGAGAACCTAACCGTAGAGTCGACATCACAGCCTCGAATTCTTCCCTCTGAGAGCCACGCCAACACCACTCACATCCTCCctaccatcaccaccacctctACAAGCCCCCCACACACAGGTCACAGTGCCCCTGTCGACACACCGGTCACCAACACATCCAACGATCCTGCAGCGCTACCTCCTGACTCCATCTCATCCTCAAAGCAGCCAACCAGTTCCACAACACACTCATTCACTTCTGCCCCAACACCTGAGCCACCAAAGCCTGATACTACAACCACTACCAGCGCCCAGTCCAGGTCAACATCCAGCACCAGCTCCTCTCAAAAGCCCCCCAAATCTGAGTCGGAAACGCTCACATCTCCACACATTTCACGGTCCGACGCACCCCAAGACCAACCAAAGTCCACCATGGCCCCGCCGAGCAACCCCTCATCCCAGGCCAAAGCCCATTCTGACAACCCCTCCCAGCTCAATGTGGGTGGTGACA CCACGATGCACGAGGCTACCACATTAGACCCTCTCCTGGCCGGCCTGGTGTCAGCCTTCATCATCACCGCTGTCATCATcactctgctcctcttcctcaaaCTGCGCCGAAGAGACAACCGACCAGAGTTCCGCAGGCTGCAGGATTTACCTATG GATGATATGATGGAGGACACACCCTTGTCCATGTACACCTACTGA